In the genome of Myxococcus stipitatus, one region contains:
- a CDS encoding ATP-binding protein — protein MAGGTQFVDATPEEPRSGRQLGNRFELARRLKASRGITTWSGVDLRTGEPVAIKVTSTTTLIPAARHRLEHEAEVLARLDSPFILPARHLGTSGEWLYLVTPWLQGETLEARLTRGALGVPEALVLGRHLLSALVEVHRHGVLHRDVKPSNVIVSGAPLSHATLMDFGLARSERLDPSSKNLPVGTARYLSPEQSGLLHRPVEATSDLYSAGVVLFEALLGGPAFSGDSVGEVLRQHLSARPRLRSLGVDVPRALEEVISRLLQTDPSDRYQSARSVLADLLELEDALGHGQPEPALVTGARDMRHSLTEPSFVGRDRELATLEQELEATRTDPGRLVLVEAESGGGKSRLLEEFAARARRRHAWVLRGQAQDQVARHPFHLVTSVATTLTPVLQSRPELARAVRDNLAGQEAGVCAVLPQLAPLLCPNFRLPTRALGPESLGENRVIWALTELLSALGTQDEPAVVMLDDCQWADALTLRALESWSQARNQGRGRVLVVAAFRGEDLPPSHVLRRIVPTAHLKLSAFDAQDVTRLAESMAGTLPPEALSLVARLSSGNPFMANAVLHGLVEDEVLVPGASGWQMRKEALVQARSSRQAASLLVRRLRLLPLAARRMLSVGAVLGKSFERSRLEALSGAPPEEVSAALEEPRRRHMLWEEGTRYTFVHDKLREVLLDMLTAQQRRDLHRLAASSAEKQLPIDSFELAYHFDAAGEAAQALPHALRAAEQAHNRFGLESAELNYRIAERGAAGADPGTRFRIASGLGQVLMLRGQYDESRRQLERALSLAQDRLERARVLERMGELAFKRGDFVEAIRALEQGLKLMGRWVPGRGLPTRAGAAWEVLTQVAHTLAPRRFLAHRALKDGEEDLQAVRIYSGLAYGYWYRRAQEAVLWAHLREMNLAERYPSTPELAQAYSEHSPAMCTLPWFRRAFVYAEKSLALRQEQDDVWGQGQSLHFYGLACYGASRFHECIDKCTQSIQLLDRTGDPWEVNNAAFHIALSLYRLGRLRESLEVSQRLHASAVARGDRYSLRLGLEAWAKASDGRIPEALLADELSNPDPADPHSHSGVLQAQALVRLRRQDFAGAVELLERAARLVSSPHPRRDFLAPILPLLATARRKLAEATSPLAAAHRAALLQQADDTARRAHTLARAYRNNLPGALRERGLLAALRGHPRRARHWLEQSLQVAEAQQMRHERALTLKARGELGQALGWPDAAQDLDSATRELEEMESGLAPEVATQAGTRTLSMVDLFPRVLEAGRRLASALSCEAVFEAARESMRELLRAEDCVVVDPSQLATDDDAARLGLSRSAISRALESGHITVLGQGLPGGVSESMELLGVRSLLCAPIQVRGKTVACVVATHRQVDALFGEPEERLAAFVTVLAGTALENAENFARIAALSEEQGRLYRAEQEAVRLRDDFLSIAAHELKTPLTSLQLHLQGLRSQATSASPLPRERLSARLESANAQTQRLGRLVNDLLDISRISQGQLDVALSPVDLVALLRGQLERSREAFVHAGCPVRFDAPDHPLIGHWDALRLEQVVANLLSNAMKYGAGRPIEISLREREGQVRLRVRDHGMGIAEEDLSRIFERFERAVSVRHYGGFGLGLWIAREIVRALGGTIQVESTPGQGATFTVTLPLAGPPSHLEGH, from the coding sequence ATGGCAGGGGGCACCCAATTCGTCGACGCCACTCCGGAAGAGCCACGGTCCGGCCGCCAACTGGGCAACCGCTTCGAGCTCGCCCGGCGACTCAAGGCCAGCCGAGGAATCACGACGTGGTCGGGCGTGGACCTGCGCACCGGCGAGCCCGTCGCCATCAAGGTGACCTCCACCACCACGCTGATTCCAGCGGCGCGACACCGGCTGGAGCACGAGGCGGAGGTGCTCGCCCGGCTCGACAGCCCGTTCATCCTTCCCGCGCGACACCTGGGGACGTCGGGCGAGTGGCTGTACCTGGTGACGCCCTGGCTCCAAGGCGAGACGCTGGAGGCCCGCCTGACGCGTGGCGCGCTCGGTGTCCCGGAGGCGCTGGTGTTGGGGCGCCACCTGCTGTCCGCGCTGGTGGAGGTCCATCGCCACGGCGTCCTCCACCGCGACGTGAAGCCCTCCAACGTCATCGTCTCCGGAGCGCCCCTCTCCCACGCCACGCTGATGGACTTCGGCCTCGCGCGAAGCGAGCGACTGGACCCGTCCTCGAAGAACCTGCCGGTGGGCACCGCGCGCTACCTCTCACCAGAGCAGTCCGGCCTGCTCCACCGGCCCGTGGAGGCCACGTCCGACCTGTACTCCGCGGGCGTCGTCCTCTTCGAGGCCCTCCTCGGCGGCCCCGCCTTCTCGGGCGACTCCGTGGGCGAGGTGCTGCGCCAGCACCTCAGCGCGCGCCCCCGACTGCGCTCCCTGGGAGTGGATGTCCCTCGCGCGCTCGAGGAGGTCATCTCACGCCTGCTCCAGACGGACCCCTCGGACCGCTACCAGTCCGCCCGCTCCGTGCTCGCGGACCTGCTGGAGCTGGAGGACGCGCTCGGACATGGACAGCCGGAGCCCGCGCTCGTCACGGGCGCCCGGGACATGCGGCACAGCCTCACCGAGCCCTCCTTCGTCGGACGCGACCGGGAGCTGGCCACGCTGGAGCAGGAGCTGGAGGCCACACGGACGGACCCGGGCCGACTGGTGCTGGTGGAGGCCGAGTCCGGCGGAGGCAAGAGCCGCCTGCTCGAGGAGTTCGCGGCGAGAGCCAGGCGCCGCCACGCCTGGGTCCTCCGAGGCCAGGCCCAGGACCAGGTCGCGCGACATCCGTTCCACCTCGTCACGAGCGTGGCCACCACGCTCACGCCCGTCCTGCAATCCAGGCCCGAGCTCGCGCGAGCCGTGCGCGACAACCTCGCGGGCCAGGAGGCGGGCGTGTGCGCCGTGCTGCCGCAGCTGGCGCCGCTGTTGTGTCCGAACTTCCGCCTGCCCACGCGTGCGCTGGGGCCGGAGTCGCTGGGAGAGAACCGGGTCATCTGGGCGCTCACCGAGCTGTTGAGTGCCCTGGGAACACAGGACGAGCCCGCCGTCGTGATGCTGGATGACTGCCAATGGGCGGATGCGCTGACGCTGCGCGCCCTGGAGAGCTGGTCGCAAGCGAGGAACCAGGGCCGAGGGCGCGTGCTCGTGGTGGCGGCCTTCCGGGGCGAGGACCTCCCGCCCTCGCACGTGCTGCGCAGGATTGTCCCCACCGCACACCTGAAGCTGAGCGCCTTCGATGCCCAGGACGTGACGCGCCTCGCGGAGTCCATGGCCGGCACGCTGCCTCCAGAGGCGCTCTCGCTGGTGGCGCGGCTGTCCTCGGGCAACCCGTTCATGGCGAACGCGGTGCTGCATGGACTGGTGGAGGACGAGGTGTTGGTGCCGGGCGCCTCGGGGTGGCAGATGCGCAAGGAAGCCCTGGTGCAGGCGCGCTCGTCGCGGCAGGCGGCCTCGCTCCTCGTGCGCCGCCTGCGCCTGCTCCCCCTGGCCGCGCGGAGGATGCTCTCGGTGGGCGCGGTGCTGGGCAAGTCCTTCGAGCGCTCCCGCCTGGAGGCGCTGTCGGGGGCCCCCCCGGAGGAGGTGAGCGCGGCGCTGGAGGAGCCTCGGCGCCGGCACATGCTGTGGGAGGAGGGCACGCGCTACACCTTCGTCCACGACAAGCTGCGCGAGGTGCTGCTGGACATGCTGACCGCGCAGCAGCGCAGGGACCTGCACCGGCTGGCGGCGAGCTCCGCGGAGAAGCAGCTCCCGATCGACTCGTTCGAGCTGGCCTATCACTTCGACGCGGCGGGGGAGGCCGCCCAGGCCCTGCCCCATGCGCTGAGGGCCGCGGAGCAGGCACACAACCGCTTCGGCCTGGAGTCCGCGGAGCTGAACTACCGCATCGCCGAGCGAGGCGCGGCGGGCGCGGACCCGGGCACCCGCTTCCGCATCGCCTCGGGCCTGGGCCAGGTCCTCATGCTGCGAGGCCAGTACGACGAATCCCGCCGGCAGCTCGAGCGCGCCCTCTCGCTGGCCCAGGACCGGCTGGAGCGCGCGCGGGTCCTGGAGCGGATGGGTGAGCTCGCCTTCAAGCGCGGCGACTTCGTCGAGGCCATCCGCGCGCTGGAGCAGGGGCTGAAGCTGATGGGGCGCTGGGTGCCTGGGCGCGGGCTGCCCACGCGCGCGGGCGCGGCGTGGGAGGTGCTGACGCAGGTGGCGCACACGCTCGCGCCGCGCCGGTTCCTCGCGCACCGGGCGCTGAAGGATGGAGAGGAGGACCTTCAGGCGGTGCGCATCTACAGCGGGCTCGCGTATGGCTACTGGTATCGGCGCGCGCAGGAGGCCGTGCTGTGGGCGCACCTGCGCGAGATGAACCTCGCGGAGCGCTATCCCTCCACGCCCGAGCTGGCGCAGGCGTACTCGGAGCACTCGCCCGCGATGTGCACCCTGCCCTGGTTCCGCCGCGCCTTCGTCTACGCGGAGAAGTCCCTGGCGCTGCGCCAGGAGCAGGACGACGTCTGGGGTCAGGGCCAGTCGCTGCACTTCTACGGCCTCGCCTGCTACGGCGCCTCGCGCTTCCACGAGTGCATCGACAAGTGCACGCAGTCGATTCAGCTGCTGGACCGCACCGGGGACCCCTGGGAGGTGAACAACGCCGCGTTCCACATCGCGCTGTCCCTCTACCGGCTGGGCCGGCTGCGCGAGTCCCTGGAGGTGAGCCAGCGGCTGCACGCCTCCGCCGTCGCGCGGGGGGACCGCTACTCGCTGCGCCTGGGGCTGGAGGCGTGGGCGAAGGCCTCGGACGGGCGGATTCCGGAGGCACTGCTCGCGGACGAGCTGTCCAACCCCGACCCGGCGGACCCGCACAGCCACTCGGGAGTGCTCCAGGCCCAGGCCCTGGTGCGGCTGCGCCGACAGGACTTCGCGGGGGCCGTGGAGCTGCTGGAGCGCGCCGCGCGCCTCGTCTCGAGCCCTCATCCCCGGCGCGACTTCCTCGCCCCCATCCTCCCGCTGCTCGCCACCGCGCGGCGCAAGCTCGCGGAGGCCACATCGCCCCTCGCGGCCGCCCATCGCGCGGCCCTGCTCCAGCAGGCCGACGACACGGCGCGCCGTGCCCACACGCTGGCCCGCGCCTATCGCAACAACCTGCCAGGCGCCTTGCGCGAGCGGGGCCTGTTGGCCGCCCTGAGAGGACATCCTCGGCGCGCGCGGCACTGGCTGGAGCAGTCGCTGCAAGTGGCCGAGGCCCAGCAGATGCGGCACGAGCGGGCGCTGACGCTCAAGGCGCGCGGCGAGCTGGGGCAGGCGCTGGGCTGGCCCGACGCCGCGCAGGACCTGGACTCGGCCACGCGCGAGCTGGAGGAGATGGAGTCTGGACTGGCGCCCGAGGTGGCCACGCAGGCGGGCACCCGCACCCTCTCCATGGTGGACCTCTTCCCGCGCGTGCTGGAGGCGGGGCGAAGGCTTGCGTCCGCGCTGTCGTGCGAGGCGGTGTTCGAGGCCGCGCGCGAGTCGATGCGCGAGCTGCTGCGCGCCGAGGACTGCGTGGTGGTGGACCCGAGCCAGCTCGCCACGGACGACGACGCGGCCCGCCTGGGCTTGAGCCGGAGCGCCATCTCCCGCGCGCTGGAGTCGGGCCACATCACCGTGCTGGGCCAGGGCCTCCCAGGGGGCGTGAGCGAGAGCATGGAGCTGCTCGGCGTGCGCTCCCTGCTCTGCGCGCCCATCCAGGTGCGCGGCAAGACGGTGGCCTGCGTGGTGGCCACGCACCGGCAGGTGGATGCGCTGTTCGGCGAGCCCGAGGAGCGCCTGGCCGCGTTCGTCACCGTGCTGGCGGGAACCGCGCTGGAGAACGCGGAGAACTTCGCGCGCATCGCCGCGCTCTCGGAGGAGCAGGGCCGCCTGTACCGCGCCGAGCAGGAAGCGGTGCGCCTGCGCGACGACTTCCTGTCCATCGCCGCGCACGAGCTGAAGACGCCGCTCACCTCGCTCCAGCTCCACCTCCAGGGGCTGCGGTCCCAGGCCACCAGCGCCTCGCCCTTGCCTCGGGAGCGGCTCTCCGCCCGGCTGGAGTCCGCCAACGCGCAGACCCAGCGCCTGGGGCGGCTGGTGAACGACCTCCTGGACATCTCCCGCATCTCCCAGGGCCAGCTGGACGTGGCGCTCTCCCCCGTGGACCTGGTGGCCTTGCTGCGCGGCCAGCTCGAGCGGAGCCGGGAGGCGTTCGTCCACGCGGGCTGTCCGGTGCGCTTCGATGCCCCCGACCACCCGCTCATCGGCCACTGGGACGCCCTGCGGCTGGAGCAGGTGGTGGCCAACCTGCTGTCCAACGCGATGAAGTACGGCGCGGGCCGCCCCATCGAAATCTCCCTGCGCGAGCGGGAGGGACAGGTGCGGCTGCGGGTGAGGGACCACGGCATGGGCATCGCCGAGGAGGACCTGTCGCGCATCTTCGAGCGCTTCGAGCGCGCCGTGTCCGTGCGCCACTACGGCGGCTTCGGCCTGGGCCTGTGGATTGCCCGCGAAATCGTGCGGGCCCTGGGCGGCACCATCCAGGTGGAGAGCACCCCGGGGCAGGGCGCCACCTTCACCGTCACCCTGCCCCTCGCGGGCCCCCCATCACACCTGGAGGGCCACTAA
- a CDS encoding serine/threonine-protein kinase — MRTEIQTVQPATHAALSADPLLGQVLHGRFQVLAPLGDEGPVRLYRALQLPARREVVLHVLSTASADGEAQRGFLQEARVAARLGHPNTVTVLDAGRTDDGIVYVAMEWLQGRTLAEQLASGPLAWPQAVALARGVGRSLRHAHQRGVVHGEVSSSNVLLVTDGELLHVKVRGFGRARPVAAKTEHLSVRGVTEGGVLPDAPAYMAPERARHVVDASGDVYSLGVVLYEMLMGRVPFVSEDPLELVFAHHKEPPPRFSELRPDLDIPAAVEAVVRRCLEKQPEQRFASVDAVLEALREVGGEGPGLASVSGLRAPAPRWVAAVTGLFRD, encoded by the coding sequence ATGAGAACCGAGATTCAGACCGTTCAGCCCGCGACGCACGCCGCTTTGAGCGCGGACCCGCTGCTGGGACAGGTGCTGCATGGCCGCTTCCAGGTGCTGGCGCCGCTGGGAGACGAGGGGCCGGTGCGCCTGTACCGCGCCCTGCAGCTTCCCGCGCGGCGTGAGGTGGTGTTGCACGTTTTGAGCACCGCGTCTGCCGACGGAGAGGCGCAGCGGGGATTCCTGCAGGAGGCCCGGGTCGCCGCGCGGCTGGGGCATCCGAACACCGTCACCGTGCTCGATGCCGGACGGACGGACGACGGCATCGTGTATGTCGCCATGGAGTGGCTCCAGGGCCGCACCCTGGCGGAGCAGCTCGCGTCGGGGCCGCTGGCCTGGCCACAGGCGGTGGCGCTGGCGCGCGGGGTGGGGCGTTCACTTCGCCACGCTCACCAGCGGGGGGTGGTGCATGGGGAGGTGTCCTCGTCCAACGTCCTGCTGGTGACGGACGGGGAGCTCCTGCACGTGAAGGTGCGGGGCTTCGGCCGCGCCCGGCCCGTCGCCGCGAAGACCGAGCACCTCTCCGTGCGAGGTGTCACGGAGGGTGGGGTGTTGCCGGACGCGCCCGCGTACATGGCGCCGGAGCGTGCGCGCCACGTGGTGGATGCGAGCGGTGACGTCTACTCGCTGGGCGTGGTGCTGTACGAGATGCTGATGGGGCGGGTGCCGTTCGTGTCCGAGGACCCGCTGGAGCTGGTCTTCGCCCACCACAAGGAGCCGCCTCCGCGCTTCTCCGAGCTTCGCCCGGACCTGGACATCCCCGCCGCCGTGGAGGCCGTGGTCCGCCGCTGTCTGGAGAAGCAGCCCGAGCAGCGCTTCGCCTCCGTGGACGCGGTGCTGGAGGCGCTGCGCGAGGTGGGCGGTGAAGGGCCCGGGCTCGCCTCGGTGAGCGGGCTTCGGGCTCCGGCGCCCCGGTGGGTCGCGGCCGTCACGGGCCTCTTCCGGGACTGA
- a CDS encoding STAS/SEC14 domain-containing protein, which yields MPFQITVHEQDRILEVVYPSQVTSADLTEYLTAVKKAIVGFAGEWSALVDQSQLRVMPTDVVGSMAALNAYAQLHGMKRSARIVSDAPSGLQAWRMTKRAMLTIPTRTFETRQEAIAWLRDPDAD from the coding sequence ATGCCCTTTCAGATCACCGTTCACGAGCAGGACCGAATCCTCGAGGTCGTCTATCCCTCCCAAGTCACCTCCGCGGACCTCACGGAGTACCTGACAGCGGTGAAGAAGGCGATCGTCGGCTTCGCGGGAGAGTGGTCCGCGCTGGTGGACCAGTCCCAGCTCCGGGTCATGCCCACGGACGTCGTGGGCTCCATGGCGGCGCTCAACGCCTACGCGCAGCTCCACGGCATGAAGCGCTCCGCGCGAATCGTCAGCGACGCTCCGTCCGGCCTCCAGGCGTGGCGGATGACCAAGCGGGCGATGCTGACCATCCCCACGCGCACCTTCGAGACGCGGCAGGAAGCCATCGCGTGGCTGCGCGACCCCGACGCGGACTGA
- a CDS encoding serine protease — protein sequence MHPPRNGVARILLGALMWTFALAACAPGPESPPGEEALETGAGEHPVVYGNDDRTDVYAHADALLQERARRSTVALMSPSSINTRDPNNVTFHGGTLGAAEGLCSDQRFRDDPAPAWCSGTLIDDDLVLTAGHCVVDAGECADTRFVFNFYRTSATALQPITTQDIFSCRSIVVRREATSGGRTLDYAIIKLDRSAAPRFEPAPIRPGNTPLAVSAGIAVIGSGSGIPFKIDSGGKVRDGRAGTLDYFVANTDTFGGNSGSGVYDLESHTVAGILVRGTKDYVARGGCFVVNTCAETACDGEDINYVRPAIDAFCQASTSTRLCGSGPPPTGGTSFTFTASNTASATANTPQKTVTLAAGQKITLGTCGVTGSALTGDSFLRLFGPGGNQVAANDDGCGGRGSHLSFTATVAGPYEIRAGCYAAESCSGTVAWTLTSTGPAPTRGSLEFSTRDTGHATANTVNQDLALTEGQSLSFGTCTEAGASGTGDTVLRLYNSAGQQVTSSDDACGLLSYASYTVPPGAGGTYQLRAGCYGASGCGGVVTWTVR from the coding sequence ATGCATCCCCCCCGGAACGGCGTCGCCAGGATTCTGCTTGGCGCGCTGATGTGGACCTTTGCCCTCGCGGCCTGCGCCCCCGGCCCCGAGTCTCCCCCGGGAGAAGAAGCTCTGGAGACAGGCGCCGGCGAGCACCCGGTGGTCTACGGCAACGATGACCGCACGGACGTCTACGCCCACGCGGACGCGCTGCTGCAGGAGCGCGCGAGGCGCTCCACCGTCGCGCTGATGTCCCCGTCGTCCATCAACACCCGCGACCCGAACAACGTGACCTTCCACGGGGGCACCCTGGGCGCGGCGGAGGGCCTGTGCAGCGACCAGCGCTTCCGCGACGACCCGGCGCCCGCGTGGTGCTCCGGCACGCTCATCGACGATGACCTGGTGCTGACGGCTGGCCACTGCGTCGTCGACGCGGGCGAGTGCGCGGACACCCGCTTCGTCTTCAACTTCTACCGCACGTCCGCCACCGCGCTGCAGCCCATCACCACGCAGGACATCTTCTCCTGCCGCTCCATCGTCGTGCGCCGCGAGGCGACGTCCGGTGGCCGCACGCTGGACTACGCCATCATCAAGCTGGACCGCTCCGCCGCGCCGCGCTTCGAGCCCGCGCCCATCCGCCCCGGCAACACCCCGCTGGCGGTGAGCGCCGGCATCGCGGTCATCGGCTCCGGCAGCGGCATCCCGTTCAAGATTGATTCGGGCGGCAAGGTGCGCGACGGCCGCGCCGGCACGCTGGACTACTTCGTCGCCAACACGGACACCTTCGGCGGCAACTCCGGCTCGGGCGTCTACGACCTGGAGAGCCACACCGTGGCCGGCATCCTGGTGCGCGGCACCAAGGACTACGTCGCGCGCGGCGGCTGCTTCGTCGTCAACACCTGCGCGGAGACGGCCTGCGACGGCGAGGACATCAACTACGTGCGCCCCGCCATCGACGCGTTCTGCCAGGCGTCCACCAGCACGCGGCTGTGCGGCTCCGGCCCGCCGCCCACCGGGGGCACCTCCTTCACCTTCACCGCCTCCAACACCGCCAGCGCCACGGCCAACACCCCCCAGAAGACGGTGACGCTGGCGGCCGGACAGAAAATCACCCTGGGGACCTGTGGCGTCACGGGCTCCGCCCTCACCGGGGACTCCTTCCTGCGTCTGTTCGGCCCAGGCGGCAACCAGGTCGCCGCCAACGACGACGGCTGCGGCGGCCGAGGCTCCCACCTCTCCTTCACCGCCACCGTCGCGGGCCCCTACGAGATTCGCGCGGGCTGCTACGCCGCCGAGTCCTGCTCCGGCACCGTGGCCTGGACGCTGACGTCCACCGGCCCCGCGCCCACCCGGGGCTCGCTCGAGTTCTCCACCCGCGACACCGGCCATGCGACGGCGAACACCGTGAACCAGGACCTCGCGCTGACCGAGGGCCAGAGCCTCTCCTTCGGCACCTGCACGGAGGCGGGCGCCTCCGGCACGGGAGACACCGTCCTGCGCCTGTACAACAGCGCCGGCCAGCAGGTGACGAGCAGCGACGACGCCTGCGGCCTGCTCTCCTACGCCAGCTACACCGTGCCTCCGGGCGCCGGTGGCACGTACCAGCTGCGCGCGGGCTGCTACGGCGCCAGCGGCTGCGGCGGCGTGGTGACGTGGACCGTCCGGTAG